From Slackia heliotrinireducens DSM 20476:
ATGGAGCCTTGCAGGTTCTTGATATCCATGGTGGATTCCTTTCGTTTCAGTTACGCCTGCGGGGTTTCCCGCTGCGCGATGGTCTGGAGTTTCGTGCCGATTTCGAAGCAGTCGAGGGTGGCGAAGTAATCGGAGGGTCGCTCGGCGCGGCGGATGAGCTTCGGCGTGCCATCCGTCTGCAGAAGCACCTCCGCGGACTTCAAGCGGCCGTTGTAGTTGTAGCCCATGGCGTGTCCATGGGCACCGGCATCGTGGATGACCAGCAGGTCGCCCATCTCGATCTCCGGCAGCGAACGGTCAACGGCGAACTTGTCGTTGTTTTCGCACAGGTTACCGACCACGTCGTACACGTGATCGCACGGCGCATCCTCCTTTCCTGCGACGGTGATGTGATGGTACGCGCCGTACATGGCCGGGCGGATGAGGTTCACCGCGTTGGCGTCGACGCCGATGTATTCCTTATAGGTATGCTTCTCGTGGATGGCACGTGTGACCAGGCATCCGTAAGGCGCCAGCATGAAACGGCCCATCTCGGTGTAAATGGCGACGTCGCCCATGCCCGCCGGTACCAGAACCTCGTCGTACACGCGGCGGACGCCTTCGCCAATGGCCCGAATGTCGTTGGGCTCCTGGTCGGGGCTGTAGGCCACGCCCACGCCGCCGGACAGGTTGATGAACGCGATGTGCACGTCGGTTTCGCGGGCTATGTCCACGGCGAGCTGGAACAGCACGCCCGCCAGCTGGGGGTAGTACTCGTTGGTCACGGTGTTGCTGGCCAGAAACGCGTGGATGCCGAAGTGCTTGGCACCCTTGGCCTTGCACATGCGGAAGGCTTCGCGCAACTGGTCGGCGGTCATGCCGTACTTGGCATCGCCGGGGGCGTCCATAATGCCGTTTGCCATTTCGAACAGGCCGCCCGGGTTGAAACGGCAGCATACGGTTTCGGGAATGTGGCCGGTGAGCTGCTCGTAGAATTCGATATGGGTGATGTCGTCGAAGTTCACCAGGGCGCCCAGCTTGTCGGCCAACACGAAATCTTCGGCCGGCGTGTCGTTGGACGAGAACATGATGTCGTGGCCGGTAATGCCCACCGCCTCGGAAATCATGAGCTCCGTAAACGACGAGCAATCGCAGCCGCAGCCGTATTCCTTCAGGATGTTGATGATGAACGGGTTCGGGTTGGCCTTGACGGCGAAATACTCCTTGAAGCCCGGGTTCCATGCGAAGGCATCGCGGACAGCTTCCATATTCTTGCGGATGCCCGCTTCGTCGTACAGGTGG
This genomic window contains:
- a CDS encoding diaminopimelate decarboxylase; amino-acid sequence: MEKKPFVTKDQLEAIAEQFPTPFHLYDEAGIRKNMEAVRDAFAWNPGFKEYFAVKANPNPFIINILKEYGCGCDCSSFTELMISEAVGITGHDIMFSSNDTPAEDFVLADKLGALVNFDDITHIEFYEQLTGHIPETVCCRFNPGGLFEMANGIMDAPGDAKYGMTADQLREAFRMCKAKGAKHFGIHAFLASNTVTNEYYPQLAGVLFQLAVDIARETDVHIAFINLSGGVGVAYSPDQEPNDIRAIGEGVRRVYDEVLVPAGMGDVAIYTEMGRFMLAPYGCLVTRAIHEKHTYKEYIGVDANAVNLIRPAMYGAYHHITVAGKEDAPCDHVYDVVGNLCENNDKFAVDRSLPEIEMGDLLVIHDAGAHGHAMGYNYNGRLKSAEVLLQTDGTPKLIRRAERPSDYFATLDCFEIGTKLQTIAQRETPQA